From a single Mycolicibacterium mengxianglii genomic region:
- a CDS encoding GtrA family protein, with protein MNPTVSRSESVLPESSRLPMVYRIVCFVLVGLVCLAVQFAIFHLLQPKLHLYAAEVVAFLTSAQLNFALSHLFTWRDRRGARRVVLRWAKFNLSALLAVTAVNGTTFWLLTAAGLPLWLAMLAANAVTALWSFSMNHFVVFRQYRDRSANTLERAL; from the coding sequence ATGAACCCGACCGTCAGCCGGTCGGAATCGGTTCTCCCGGAATCCAGTCGCCTGCCGATGGTGTATCGCATCGTGTGCTTTGTACTGGTCGGATTGGTCTGTCTGGCAGTGCAATTCGCGATATTCCATCTACTCCAACCAAAGTTGCATCTTTACGCCGCCGAGGTGGTGGCCTTCCTGACCTCGGCTCAGCTCAACTTCGCGCTCAGCCACCTGTTCACGTGGCGCGACCGCCGCGGCGCACGTCGGGTCGTCCTGCGATGGGCGAAGTTCAACCTGAGCGCCCTGTTGGCCGTGACCGCAGTGAACGGAACCACCTTTTGGCTACTCACAGCGGCGGGGCTGCCCCTTTGGCTCGCCATGCTTGCCGCCAACGCCGTCACGGCGCTGTGGAGCTTCTCGATGAATCACTTCGTCGTCTTTCGCCAGTACCGAGACAGGTCCGCAAATACCCTGGAGAGAGCACTCTGA
- a CDS encoding glycosyltransferase family 2 protein: MKPLPISEPPLSVALFMPAFNEAENLPSVVASACDFFDRVGIEERTVIVVDDGSTDNTAAVIQHLQREYSVVAVQHQVNLGYGRALRSGFAAALDTGHEWIAYCDSDGQFSPADLALLLVAASSHQVDIVLGYREQRADNLVRRAAGRTWHRISRLVLKFRAADVDCGFKLLHRTAIAEVAGELRSDFAAISPELLARLHRAGHRFVEVPVPHYPRASGKQSGLKPRVVMRSFVDLYTVRRELAGGRGALARVTGIESAPRNAVSPVRPSAGLAGQEVT; the protein is encoded by the coding sequence ATGAAACCTCTACCCATCTCCGAACCGCCACTGAGCGTTGCGCTGTTCATGCCGGCGTTCAACGAAGCCGAGAACCTTCCGTCGGTCGTTGCCAGTGCGTGCGACTTCTTCGACCGCGTCGGCATCGAGGAACGGACCGTGATCGTGGTAGACGACGGCTCCACCGACAACACCGCAGCCGTGATCCAACACCTTCAGCGTGAGTACTCCGTGGTCGCGGTGCAGCACCAGGTCAACCTCGGTTATGGCCGTGCGTTGAGATCGGGGTTCGCCGCCGCACTGGACACCGGCCACGAATGGATCGCCTACTGCGACTCCGATGGCCAGTTCAGCCCCGCTGACCTGGCGCTGTTGCTTGTCGCGGCTTCTTCTCACCAGGTCGACATCGTGCTGGGCTACCGCGAGCAACGGGCTGACAACCTGGTGCGCCGGGCAGCGGGCCGCACCTGGCATCGCATCAGCCGACTGGTGCTGAAGTTTCGGGCCGCTGATGTCGACTGTGGATTCAAGCTGCTGCACCGTACCGCGATCGCTGAAGTCGCCGGGGAGCTGCGCAGCGATTTCGCAGCCATCTCACCTGAGTTGCTGGCACGGCTGCATCGTGCCGGTCACCGGTTCGTCGAGGTTCCGGTACCGCACTACCCACGCGCCAGTGGCAAGCAGTCGGGTCTGAAGCCTCGAGTGGTTATGCGTTCCTTCGTCGATCTATACACGGTGCGGCGCGAATTGGCAGGTGGCCGTGGCGCGTTGGCGCGGGTCACTGGTATCGAGTCGGCGCCGCGCAACGCCGTGTCTCCTGTGCGGCCCTCTGCCGGACTCGCTGGGCAGGAGGTGACATGA